A stretch of DNA from candidate division WOR-3 bacterium:
TATCTCATGCCTTATTCTCATTATTGCCCACTGCTTTCTTGACCTCAACCATAAATGCCTTATTGGAAGTAAAAAGGAAACTCCGTGCTCCTTTTTCTGAACCGGGTAATCTTCAGATTTATGAACCAATTCTATATCCTTAATTAAAATTTCATAATTATAAGGAGATCTCCTATCCTCTCTAAGTATTCCACTTACTATAATTGAGGATTCCTGAGTAATTTCATCATACATTTCAAAAACTCTATCATCAACCTCTCCCTTTGCCACTACTCCCTGAATAAAACCTGTCCCATCTCTTATTATAAGAAAATGAATTTTACCTTTTGATCTTTTATTATAAAGCCAACCCTTTAACTTTACTTCCTTTCCAATATGTTTTGAAGCTTCTGATATCTCTATAATATCCATTTTTTAAAATCCTTTTAATTTTAA
This window harbors:
- a CDS encoding OB-fold nucleic acid binding domain-containing protein encodes the protein MDIIEISEASKHIGKEVKLKGWLYNKRSKGKIHFLIIRDGTGFIQGVVAKGEVDDRVFEMYDEITQESSIIVSGILREDRRSPYNYEILIKDIELVHKSEDYPVQKKEHGVSFLLPIRHLWLRSRKQWAIMRIRHEI